AAATGCAACTCTTTTTTATCATCTTTTTCTTGTTCACTTGTTTCGATCTGTTGGTACTTCTCTAAATGCGCTTGTAATTTCAACAACTCATCCATTGTTTGCAATTGTTCTCCTACCAACTTATCAAATGAATTCATTATTTACCCCCTGTTTTTAATAAATTCCAACATCTATTCATACAGGATACATCGCTACTAAATATTTTCTAATGTCCTATCTCCTTCTCCTTTGACTACATTTGTTGACTTATTAGAAGTTATGTCGGCTCCCTCAACAAAATTCTTAAAGCAATCGACCTTAAACTATCACTAGTAATTTTCCCCCTGTCATAATCACATTACCAAACAAAGAAAACACTTCTCTTGAATCGAGAAGTGTTTTTCTTTGTTATTGATTCGTGCTAGAAGATTGTGATTTTTTTGCTGCTGATTGTGCATTTTGTTGTTTCACTGCTTGCACATCTGTGTCAGTTGCAAACTCTGTGCCGTAGCTAGCATTTGCACTTTGAACACCAGCGCTAGAAGCCTGT
This sequence is a window from Bacillus pseudomycoides DSM 12442. Protein-coding genes within it:
- a CDS encoding YgaB family protein, which produces MNSFDKLVGEQLQTMDELLKLQAHLEKYQQIETSEQEKDDKKELHFIRQEIHKTEQALKLLHEKFEQQTNEVIHSFETEKIISN